The following are encoded in a window of Ferribacterium limneticum genomic DNA:
- a CDS encoding carbohydrate kinase family protein has product MRTHNYNADAVQKAPRVVGTGLVALDVLIHEHSQPTDTALGGSTGNVLAILAFLGWSAVPVARLGKDSAAQRIKGEFASLNADTRFIAQEDSAATPIVYQWPGDGERTHKFSFSCPFCGSKRNFVPGSDTTFCMHVLEQINSTDVFYFDRVTPWALTLAEAYRQRGALVMFEPSTIGTDYAAFQQAIRCCNVLKYADDRIDQLESFDRHMVDVEIQTAGAEGLRFRLPNCGEQAWYSLDALKVSNVADTAGAGDWCTAGFLYYLSAKAGVKEKSPPKLTSALRYGQALAALNCMQSGARGLARLLNEDFVKARLAQLLDADLFNGSLYSAWPPVSEDFQTYLRFSSPLPAPRDAAGAWAINLCCKPLTS; this is encoded by the coding sequence ATGAGAACTCACAACTATAACGCGGATGCTGTGCAGAAGGCTCCCCGAGTTGTTGGGACAGGCCTGGTAGCCTTAGACGTCCTCATTCACGAACATAGCCAGCCTACGGATACCGCTCTTGGAGGTTCTACAGGCAATGTTTTGGCTATTCTTGCGTTTCTCGGATGGTCTGCGGTTCCGGTAGCCAGGCTCGGCAAAGATTCTGCAGCCCAACGCATCAAGGGAGAGTTTGCTTCCCTCAACGCTGACACTCGATTTATCGCCCAAGAGGACTCAGCGGCCACGCCGATTGTCTATCAATGGCCAGGGGATGGAGAGAGAACTCACAAATTCAGCTTCTCATGCCCTTTCTGTGGCTCCAAGCGCAACTTTGTGCCGGGTAGCGATACAACATTCTGTATGCATGTCCTGGAGCAGATCAACTCCACAGATGTGTTCTACTTTGATCGAGTTACACCGTGGGCGCTTACTCTTGCTGAAGCCTATCGTCAGCGGGGAGCCTTAGTCATGTTCGAACCATCGACCATTGGCACCGACTACGCGGCGTTCCAGCAAGCAATACGTTGTTGTAACGTGTTGAAGTATGCAGATGACCGCATCGATCAATTGGAATCCTTTGATCGGCATATGGTTGATGTCGAAATACAAACAGCTGGAGCAGAAGGCTTGCGCTTCAGACTTCCCAATTGTGGCGAGCAAGCCTGGTATTCCTTGGATGCTCTGAAAGTCTCGAATGTCGCAGATACGGCAGGGGCTGGTGACTGGTGTACCGCAGGTTTTCTGTATTACCTGAGCGCGAAGGCCGGCGTTAAGGAAAAGTCACCGCCAAAATTAACTAGCGCTTTGCGTTATGGCCAAGCGTTGGCTGCGTTGAACTGCATGCAATCGGGGGCTCGCGGGCTTGCTAGGCTATTGAACGAAGATTTTGTGAAAGCCAGATTGGCTCAATTGCTTGATGCTGATTTATTCAACGGCAGCTTATATTCGGCTTGGCCTCCCGTTTCCGAAGACTTTCAAACCTATCTTCGCTTTAGCTCCCCGTTACCAGCCCCCCGCGACGCCGCGGGGGCATGGGCGATAAACCTATGCTGCAAGCCCCTCACGAGCTGA